One part of the Archangium lipolyticum genome encodes these proteins:
- a CDS encoding polyprenol monophosphomannose synthase, whose product MNPALVCIPTYNERDNLEPITRAVLAADPRVDILVVDDNSPDGTGKLADELAAKEPRIRVLHREKKQGLGRAYLHAFRVALDAGYTYILEMDADFSHDPRYLPTFLDTAQGGADLVLGSRYVSGGGTVNWGVGRQIISRGGSLYARSILGVGTRDLTGGFKCFHRRVLESIDLEAVKSTGYAFQIELTYRTLKKGFTVKEIPIVFEDRRVGQSKMSRKIFLEALTMVWKLRLTV is encoded by the coding sequence CCTCGAGCCCATCACCCGAGCGGTGCTGGCGGCCGATCCCCGCGTGGACATCCTCGTCGTCGACGACAACTCCCCGGATGGAACGGGGAAGCTGGCCGACGAGCTGGCGGCGAAGGAGCCGCGCATCCGCGTCCTGCACCGCGAGAAGAAGCAAGGCCTGGGGCGCGCCTACCTCCATGCGTTCCGCGTGGCGCTCGACGCGGGCTACACGTACATCCTCGAGATGGACGCGGACTTCAGCCATGACCCGCGCTACCTGCCCACCTTCCTGGACACGGCGCAGGGTGGCGCGGACCTGGTGCTGGGCTCGCGCTACGTGAGCGGCGGCGGCACCGTGAACTGGGGCGTCGGCCGGCAGATCATCAGCCGGGGCGGCTCGCTCTACGCGCGTTCCATCCTGGGCGTGGGCACGAGGGATCTCACCGGCGGCTTCAAGTGCTTCCACCGGCGGGTGCTCGAGTCCATCGACCTGGAAGCGGTGAAGAGCACCGGCTACGCATTCCAGATCGAGCTCACCTACCGCACCCTGAAGAAGGGCTTCACGGTGAAGGAAATCCCCATCGTCTTCGAGGACCGCCGCGTGGGGCAGTCGAAGATGAGCCGGAAGATCTTCCTCGAGGCCCTGACGATGGTGTGGAAGCTGCGCCTCACGGTGTAG
- a CDS encoding OmpA family protein, which yields MNSRLLLLCLTLSPLCAFADAVRVSLQPRAAVGKGLPALQVHIDEPIAGFELKLKRGDGHEVRVKGGGEPGVTRTLSLEQPEGRFHYEGELVVRFPDSQEASMPLSFDAELLGPPQLTVAPEDVDVAGRKLRFKLSRPASRAQVTVLMDTGKKAFDGEVPFQNAPAGTPLEVTWPAAEGRVLSISIKAFDTSEFYTIVDLFPWRVEIPHEDINFASGSAEVPAAERRKLDASYALIADAVSRYGRLAQMRLYILGHTDTVGETASNRELSLKRARGIAAYLRKKGLKLPIFYEGFGEQAPRVATPDETDEPGNRRAEYILAVEPPALSSTPFPPQWRKL from the coding sequence ATGAACTCCCGCTTGCTGCTGCTGTGCCTCACCCTGTCTCCCCTGTGCGCGTTCGCCGACGCGGTGCGCGTGTCGCTCCAGCCCCGCGCCGCCGTGGGCAAGGGGCTGCCCGCTCTCCAGGTGCACATCGACGAGCCCATCGCCGGCTTCGAGCTGAAGCTGAAGCGGGGTGACGGCCACGAGGTGCGGGTGAAGGGCGGCGGTGAGCCGGGCGTGACGCGCACCCTCTCGTTGGAGCAGCCCGAGGGCCGCTTCCACTACGAGGGCGAGCTGGTGGTGCGCTTCCCGGACTCCCAGGAGGCCTCGATGCCGCTGTCCTTCGACGCGGAGCTGCTCGGGCCTCCCCAGCTGACGGTGGCGCCGGAGGACGTGGACGTGGCGGGGCGCAAGCTGCGCTTCAAGCTGTCCCGGCCCGCGTCTCGCGCGCAGGTGACGGTGCTGATGGACACCGGCAAGAAGGCCTTCGACGGCGAGGTGCCCTTCCAGAACGCGCCCGCCGGGACGCCGCTCGAGGTGACCTGGCCGGCGGCGGAAGGCCGGGTGCTGAGCATCTCCATCAAGGCCTTCGACACCTCGGAGTTCTATACGATCGTGGACCTCTTCCCCTGGCGGGTGGAGATTCCCCACGAGGACATCAACTTCGCCTCCGGCAGCGCCGAGGTGCCCGCGGCGGAGCGGCGCAAGCTGGACGCCAGCTACGCGCTCATCGCCGACGCGGTGTCGCGCTACGGCCGCCTGGCGCAGATGCGCCTCTACATCCTCGGGCACACCGACACGGTGGGGGAGACGGCATCCAACCGCGAGCTGTCCCTGAAGCGCGCCCGCGGCATCGCGGCGTACCTGCGCAAGAAGGGTCTCAAGCTGCCCATCTTCTACGAGGGCTTCGGCGAGCAGGCCCCGCGCGTGGCCACTCCCGACGAGACGGACGAGCCCGGCAACCGGCGCGCCGAATACATCCTGGCCGTGGAGCCCCCGGCCCTTTCCTCCACCCCCTTTCCGCCTCAGTGGCGGAAGCTGTGA
- a CDS encoding site-specific DNA-methyltransferase produces the protein MTARNYTGLSRDELIQLLEERDAEESGGLRLRYKGQTPPWRIVRTVKPRRQKLEPKLSVGSEEEQARNMIMEGENLQAMASLYKYRGQVDLILTDPPYNTGEDFRYNDKWDEDPNDPDLGALVPAEDGSRHSKWLRFMVPRLWMMREMLKPTGVLAICIDQREFFRLGIVLDEMFGETNRLAIINWQKTTPKNDASHVSATTEYVLVYAKDKNAAKTEELERSKKSNARFSNPDNDEKGEWKQDNLTARSGGPTNRYALQSPFTGEFHTSEHRFWAYKRARLKEWLEAWGPAYEDFDLGDDRGKALVLKGWGNAGTDKEREAIIAAARKKAEARLKAGNWPFLYWGHDGLQKPVRKTYKELVKTGAVPTTFWVEEDEVPVELDSVSWRADQSGRSRDGVDELTAIVGRGHKFDTVKPLRLIKKIIQIWCPKSGIVMDPFAGSGTTGHAVLELNAENEADRRFILIEQGRPERGDPYARSLTAERIRRVIKGERADKQGDLFQGAEPLPGGFRFSKLMLAVDAEAVLALKREEMLDLLLTTHWDQRERASSHLRRLPAGQHAHLFAISPRGEGFFLIWNGPDESSVLDRKAFRAIVEEAKAEKLSPPYHVYARTAIYPGPNMEFYQIPDRILEKLGFNEAIEPYTADEPKPLEDDAA, from the coding sequence ATGACCGCTCGGAACTACACCGGCCTCAGCCGCGATGAACTGATCCAGTTGCTCGAGGAGCGCGATGCCGAGGAGTCCGGTGGGCTCCGGCTGCGCTACAAGGGACAGACTCCTCCGTGGCGCATCGTGCGGACCGTGAAGCCGCGGAGGCAGAAGCTCGAGCCCAAGCTGTCCGTCGGCTCCGAGGAGGAGCAGGCCCGCAACATGATCATGGAGGGCGAGAACCTCCAGGCCATGGCGTCGCTGTACAAGTACCGCGGCCAGGTGGACCTCATCCTCACGGATCCGCCCTACAACACGGGCGAGGACTTCCGGTACAACGACAAGTGGGACGAGGACCCGAACGATCCGGACCTGGGCGCCCTCGTCCCGGCCGAGGACGGCTCGCGCCACAGCAAGTGGCTGCGGTTCATGGTGCCGCGTCTCTGGATGATGCGGGAGATGCTGAAGCCCACGGGGGTGCTCGCCATCTGCATCGACCAGCGGGAGTTCTTCCGGCTGGGCATCGTCCTGGACGAGATGTTCGGGGAGACGAACCGGCTCGCCATCATCAACTGGCAGAAGACCACGCCGAAGAACGACGCGAGCCACGTCTCCGCGACGACCGAGTACGTCCTCGTCTACGCCAAGGACAAGAACGCCGCGAAGACCGAGGAGCTGGAGCGCTCGAAGAAGTCGAACGCGCGGTTCTCCAACCCCGACAACGACGAGAAGGGCGAGTGGAAGCAGGACAACCTGACCGCCCGGAGCGGTGGCCCGACCAACCGCTACGCCCTTCAGTCCCCCTTCACCGGCGAGTTCCACACGTCCGAGCACCGCTTCTGGGCGTACAAGCGCGCGCGGCTCAAGGAGTGGCTCGAGGCGTGGGGTCCCGCGTACGAGGACTTCGACCTCGGCGATGACCGGGGCAAGGCGCTGGTCCTGAAGGGTTGGGGCAACGCCGGGACCGACAAGGAGCGCGAGGCGATCATCGCCGCGGCCCGGAAGAAGGCAGAGGCCCGTCTGAAGGCGGGGAACTGGCCCTTTCTCTACTGGGGTCACGACGGCCTCCAGAAGCCGGTCCGCAAGACGTACAAGGAGCTGGTCAAGACGGGGGCCGTGCCGACGACCTTCTGGGTCGAGGAAGACGAAGTGCCGGTGGAGCTCGACAGCGTCTCCTGGCGCGCCGACCAGAGTGGCCGCAGCCGCGACGGCGTGGACGAGCTGACCGCCATCGTCGGCCGCGGGCACAAGTTCGACACCGTCAAGCCGCTGCGGCTCATCAAGAAGATCATCCAGATCTGGTGCCCCAAGAGCGGCATCGTGATGGACCCGTTCGCGGGCTCCGGAACGACCGGGCACGCCGTGCTCGAGCTCAATGCGGAGAACGAGGCGGACCGCCGCTTCATCCTCATCGAGCAGGGGCGGCCCGAGCGGGGCGACCCCTACGCCCGGAGCCTCACGGCCGAGCGCATCCGCCGGGTCATCAAGGGGGAGCGGGCCGACAAGCAGGGCGATCTCTTCCAGGGAGCCGAGCCGCTCCCCGGCGGCTTCCGCTTCTCCAAGCTGATGCTCGCCGTCGACGCAGAGGCGGTGCTCGCCCTCAAGCGCGAGGAGATGCTCGACCTGCTGCTCACGACGCACTGGGATCAGCGCGAGCGGGCCTCGTCGCACCTGCGGCGCCTGCCCGCGGGACAGCACGCCCACCTGTTCGCCATCAGCCCCCGGGGCGAGGGCTTCTTCCTCATCTGGAACGGCCCGGACGAGTCCTCGGTGCTCGACCGGAAGGCGTTCCGCGCCATCGTGGAGGAGGCGAAGGCCGAGAAGCTGTCGCCGCCGTACCACGTGTACGCGCGCACGGCGATCTACCCGGGCCCCAACATGGAGTTCTATCAAATCCCGGATCGCATCCTCGAGAAGCTCGGCTTCAACGAGGCCATCGAGCCCTACACGGCGGACGAGCCGAAACCCCTCGAGGATGACGCGGCGTGA
- a CDS encoding DEAD/DEAH box helicase family protein: MSIQLLPFQVRASQQIVNRYFKLTSDPKRPSVHKSWDVPFYQALSALTGAGKTPILADAVAQIRSTMSPQPIVLWISKAKAVVDQTFTNFEPGGKYSHLIPQFTVEYLSDLTPQQISDGNTAFLALTTVGTFNQKDKGDGTLKVHKISQDSGAESLWATLGSRKTGVGQRRPLVIVYDEAQNLADQQVELLLELEPDAILVASATMRVPGRLGKLIDRLKDHGWSDVVQSDPKEGPLPCLVTAVSSKAVVKAELVKRQVVLGGYTSIMETMLDEMHESMKAAAEKARVIQAGFEPKAIYVCRTNINQEDGTPDLPSKPFNERKAPPILIWRYLVEQKKVDPASIAVYCDLKFDRMSHPPPADFKLFSGGEQDFAVFSAGNYKHIIFNQSLQEGWDDPECCFAYIDKSMGSDVQIEQVIGRVLRQPGARYYQDPDLNTASFYIRVDNKQEFPRILKMVKEKLGADLPEVRVEGYSDPKERQRVRHEPKKVLTVPSIHIDASEAVQPLTQAVKNLHDYRKDPENTVGQGEVYKAVQPIGTGTKAEVQTQSTPHSHRVMARWIVRREMLGLYPEVVKAIEWSKGVFDARVEITSKAAAALRSEAEKLVDTYLSNSALVFEEENPYTVGPLLVNPAKAKPFTNALHDTYDLSPLEYSVAEAIDETGLDWARNPSPGGYSIPLLHKGDTHRFFPDFLVWKDGVVFAIDPKGGHLLLKDAGLKLLNIQDENGKKKIRVRLISVGRWNDQVQCLSDNAGYTVWSLTKTTQKLKATPVETVKEAVETALKG, from the coding sequence GTGAGCATCCAACTCCTCCCCTTCCAGGTCCGAGCCTCGCAGCAGATCGTCAACCGGTACTTCAAGCTCACGTCGGACCCGAAGCGGCCGTCGGTGCACAAGTCCTGGGACGTACCCTTCTACCAGGCGCTGTCCGCCCTGACGGGCGCGGGCAAGACGCCCATCCTCGCCGACGCCGTGGCGCAGATCCGCTCCACGATGAGCCCCCAGCCCATCGTGCTGTGGATCTCCAAGGCGAAGGCGGTGGTCGACCAGACCTTCACGAACTTCGAGCCGGGGGGCAAGTACAGCCACCTCATCCCCCAGTTCACGGTGGAGTACCTGTCCGATCTGACCCCGCAGCAGATCTCGGACGGGAACACCGCGTTCCTCGCCCTGACCACGGTCGGCACCTTCAACCAGAAGGACAAGGGTGACGGCACCCTCAAGGTGCACAAGATCAGCCAGGACAGCGGCGCGGAGTCCCTCTGGGCCACGCTGGGCTCCCGGAAGACGGGGGTGGGCCAGCGGCGCCCGCTCGTCATCGTCTACGACGAGGCGCAGAACCTGGCCGACCAGCAGGTCGAGCTGCTGCTGGAGCTCGAACCGGACGCCATCCTGGTGGCCAGCGCCACCATGCGAGTCCCGGGCAGGCTGGGCAAGCTGATCGACCGCCTGAAGGATCATGGCTGGTCGGACGTCGTGCAGAGCGATCCCAAGGAAGGGCCGCTGCCGTGCCTCGTGACGGCCGTCAGCAGCAAGGCCGTCGTCAAGGCCGAGCTGGTGAAGCGGCAGGTCGTCCTCGGGGGCTACACGTCGATCATGGAGACCATGCTCGACGAGATGCATGAGTCCATGAAGGCCGCCGCCGAGAAGGCCAGGGTCATCCAGGCGGGCTTCGAGCCGAAGGCGATCTACGTCTGCCGGACCAACATCAACCAGGAGGACGGCACCCCGGATCTGCCGTCCAAGCCCTTCAACGAGCGCAAGGCGCCCCCCATCCTGATCTGGCGCTACCTGGTCGAGCAGAAGAAGGTCGACCCGGCCAGCATCGCGGTCTACTGCGACCTCAAGTTCGACCGGATGTCCCATCCGCCGCCCGCGGACTTCAAGCTGTTCTCCGGGGGCGAGCAGGACTTCGCCGTCTTCTCGGCGGGCAACTACAAGCACATCATCTTCAACCAGAGCCTCCAGGAGGGCTGGGACGATCCGGAGTGCTGCTTCGCCTACATCGACAAGTCGATGGGCTCGGACGTGCAGATCGAGCAGGTCATCGGCCGCGTCCTGCGTCAGCCCGGGGCGAGGTACTACCAGGACCCCGACCTGAACACGGCGAGCTTCTACATCCGGGTGGACAACAAGCAGGAGTTCCCCCGCATCCTGAAGATGGTGAAGGAGAAGCTCGGCGCCGACCTGCCGGAGGTGCGGGTCGAGGGCTACAGCGACCCGAAGGAACGCCAGCGGGTCCGCCATGAGCCGAAGAAGGTGCTGACCGTCCCCTCCATCCACATCGACGCGAGCGAGGCGGTCCAGCCGCTGACGCAGGCCGTGAAGAACCTGCACGACTACCGGAAGGATCCGGAGAACACCGTCGGCCAGGGAGAGGTCTACAAGGCGGTCCAGCCCATCGGTACCGGCACCAAGGCCGAGGTGCAGACGCAGAGCACGCCGCACTCGCACCGGGTCATGGCGCGGTGGATCGTGCGGCGGGAGATGCTCGGCCTCTACCCCGAGGTGGTGAAGGCCATCGAGTGGTCGAAGGGGGTCTTCGATGCGCGCGTGGAGATCACCAGCAAGGCCGCGGCGGCCCTGCGAAGCGAGGCGGAGAAGCTCGTCGACACCTACCTGAGCAACAGCGCGCTCGTGTTCGAGGAGGAGAACCCCTACACGGTGGGACCCCTCCTCGTGAACCCGGCGAAGGCCAAACCCTTCACGAACGCCCTCCACGACACCTACGACCTCAGCCCGTTGGAGTATTCGGTCGCCGAGGCCATCGACGAGACCGGCCTCGACTGGGCACGCAACCCGTCTCCTGGCGGCTACTCCATCCCCCTGCTGCACAAGGGGGACACCCATCGCTTCTTCCCGGACTTCCTCGTGTGGAAGGACGGCGTGGTGTTCGCGATCGATCCCAAGGGCGGCCACCTCCTGTTGAAGGACGCCGGGCTCAAGCTGCTGAACATCCAGGACGAAAACGGGAAGAAGAAGATCCGGGTGCGGCTGATCTCCGTGGGCCGCTGGAACGACCAGGTGCAGTGCCTGAGCGACAACGCCGGCTACACGGTCTGGTCGTTGACGAAGACGACCCAGAAGCTCAAGGCCACCCCCGTGGAGACGGTGAAGGAAGCGGTCGAAACCGCGCTGAAGGGCTGA
- a CDS encoding LpxI family protein, whose translation MERIGLIAGNGRLPFLFASAAREQGLEVVAVAHRGEADPALEAEVAELTWVRLGQVDRIVRAFVKAGVKRAAMAGGIGRVRAFTEARPDLGALRIISRLRSFRDDALLRAVADYFESHGITIVAPTDWLAQALCPAGHLAGPALHAAQEKDVALGREVALLLGQADVGQTVVVRGGHVLALEAVEGTDEAIRRGGKYGGAGAVVVKRCKPGQDLRFDLPAVGPRTLEVMQEVGAKVLALEAGKTVLLDAPELFRAADKVGITLVGVP comes from the coding sequence GTGGAGCGCATCGGCCTCATCGCGGGCAACGGACGGTTGCCCTTCCTGTTCGCGAGCGCGGCCCGGGAGCAGGGGCTGGAAGTGGTGGCGGTGGCCCACCGCGGCGAGGCGGATCCGGCCCTGGAGGCCGAGGTCGCCGAGCTGACGTGGGTCCGGCTGGGGCAGGTGGATCGCATCGTCCGCGCCTTCGTCAAGGCGGGCGTGAAGCGGGCGGCGATGGCCGGAGGGATCGGCCGGGTGCGCGCGTTCACGGAGGCGAGGCCGGACCTGGGCGCGTTGCGCATCATCTCCCGCCTGCGCAGCTTCCGGGACGACGCGCTGCTGCGCGCGGTGGCGGACTACTTCGAGTCCCACGGCATCACCATCGTGGCCCCCACGGACTGGCTGGCGCAGGCGCTGTGCCCCGCGGGCCATCTGGCGGGTCCCGCGCTGCATGCGGCGCAGGAGAAGGACGTGGCGCTGGGGCGCGAGGTGGCCCTGCTGCTGGGCCAGGCGGACGTGGGGCAGACCGTGGTGGTTCGCGGCGGCCACGTGCTGGCGCTGGAGGCCGTGGAAGGCACGGACGAGGCCATCCGCCGGGGCGGCAAGTACGGCGGGGCGGGGGCCGTGGTGGTGAAGCGCTGCAAGCCGGGGCAGGACCTGCGGTTCGACCTGCCGGCGGTGGGTCCTCGCACCCTGGAGGTCATGCAGGAGGTGGGGGCGAAGGTGCTCGCGCTGGAGGCGGGCAAGACGGTGCTGTTGGACGCGCCGGAGCTGTTCCGGGCGGCCGACAAGGTGGGCATCACCCTCGTCGGCGTGCCCTGA
- the lpxA gene encoding acyl-ACP--UDP-N-acetylglucosamine O-acyltransferase, with protein MAQVHPTAVVHPGARLHETVEVGPYAVIGEKVTIGAGSRVGPHVVIDGRTTLGERNVIYPFAAVGGAPQDLKYAGEDTQLIIGNGNTIRESATLNIGTVGGGGVTRVGNNNLFMAYSHVAHDCLVGNGCVVANSVALAGHVQVEDFVILGGLSAVHQFTRLGKHAFIAGGSMVTMDVPPYCTAQGDRAELAGLNVVGLQRHGFNEEQIGRIKEAYKVLFRSKLQLTEALGRLKADMGGHPEIDYLVDFISQSKRGLTR; from the coding sequence ATGGCGCAGGTTCACCCCACGGCGGTGGTCCATCCCGGTGCTCGCCTCCACGAGACAGTGGAGGTCGGCCCCTACGCCGTCATCGGCGAGAAGGTGACGATTGGCGCGGGCTCTCGTGTGGGCCCCCATGTCGTCATCGACGGGCGTACCACTCTGGGCGAGCGCAACGTCATCTACCCGTTCGCCGCGGTGGGCGGTGCCCCGCAGGACCTGAAGTACGCGGGCGAGGACACCCAGCTCATCATCGGCAACGGCAACACCATCCGTGAGTCCGCCACGCTCAACATCGGCACGGTTGGCGGGGGTGGCGTGACGCGGGTGGGCAACAACAACCTCTTCATGGCCTACAGCCACGTGGCCCATGACTGCCTGGTGGGCAACGGCTGCGTCGTCGCCAACAGCGTGGCGCTGGCCGGGCACGTCCAGGTGGAGGACTTCGTCATCCTCGGTGGCCTGTCCGCGGTGCACCAGTTCACCCGGTTGGGCAAGCACGCCTTCATCGCCGGTGGCTCCATGGTGACCATGGACGTGCCCCCGTACTGCACGGCGCAGGGAGACCGGGCGGAGCTGGCCGGCCTCAACGTGGTGGGCCTGCAGCGGCACGGCTTCAACGAGGAGCAGATCGGCCGCATCAAGGAGGCCTACAAGGTGCTCTTCCGCTCGAAGCTGCAGCTGACGGAGGCCCTGGGCCGGCTGAAGGCGGACATGGGTGGCCACCCGGAGATCGACTACCTGGTGGACTTCATCAGTCAGAGCAAGCGCGGGCTGACGCGCTGA
- the fabZ gene encoding 3-hydroxyacyl-ACP dehydratase FabZ: protein MDIQEIQQLLPHRYPFLLVDRVVEIVPGQKITAYKNVTMNEPFFNGHFPGHPVMPGVLILEAMAQVSAILAYKTEQMDPTQKVSYLMGVDGARFRKPVVPGDRLLLTVEVVRHKGAIWKTKGTATVDGVRVAEGEFMATVVDKDKNKDPGGSATEAS, encoded by the coding sequence ATGGACATCCAGGAGATCCAGCAGTTGCTGCCCCACCGCTATCCGTTCCTTCTGGTGGATCGGGTGGTGGAGATCGTTCCGGGCCAGAAGATCACGGCCTACAAGAACGTCACGATGAACGAGCCCTTCTTCAACGGTCACTTCCCCGGACATCCAGTGATGCCGGGGGTGCTCATCCTGGAGGCGATGGCGCAGGTGTCGGCCATCCTCGCCTACAAGACGGAGCAGATGGATCCCACGCAGAAGGTGTCGTACCTGATGGGCGTGGACGGGGCGCGCTTCCGCAAGCCGGTGGTGCCGGGAGATCGCCTCCTGCTGACCGTCGAGGTGGTCCGCCACAAGGGGGCCATCTGGAAGACCAAGGGGACGGCCACGGTGGACGGGGTGAGGGTGGCCGAGGGCGAGTTCATGGCCACCGTGGTGGACAAGGACAAGAACAAGGACCCGGGCGGCTCGGCGACCGAGGCGTCCTGA
- the lpxD gene encoding UDP-3-O-(3-hydroxymyristoyl)glucosamine N-acyltransferase has translation MQAPTPRRLGELAAHVGGELVGDAGLLISGLNGLAEAGPGELSFYGNPRYRRQYEASRASAVLVGPDTDVRQGVSLVRVANPHLAFARLSSLFHPRPSYVAGVRPGAHVHPEARVHPEAAVMAGATVEKNATVGARAVLFPGAYVGEGASIGEDSLLYPNVTVREHCQVGARVILHASCVVGADGFGFAFNPEGENGPEHYKVPQAGIVRIEDDVEVGACTTIDRATIGETVIGRGSKLDNLVQIAHNVKVGPLSLICAQAGVSGSSELGTGVVLAGQVGVVGHIRVGDLAKVGAQSGVAHDVEDGQVVSGSPAMPHREWLRMSAALGQISDLLKEVRTLRRRVETLEKKEKGG, from the coding sequence GTGCAAGCACCCACCCCCCGCCGGCTCGGGGAGCTCGCCGCCCATGTTGGCGGTGAGCTCGTCGGAGACGCCGGCCTGTTGATCTCCGGCCTCAACGGGCTCGCCGAGGCTGGACCTGGCGAGCTCTCCTTCTACGGCAACCCGCGCTACCGCCGGCAGTACGAGGCCTCGCGGGCCTCGGCCGTGCTGGTGGGTCCGGACACGGATGTCCGCCAGGGCGTGTCGCTCGTGCGGGTGGCCAATCCGCACCTGGCCTTCGCCAGGCTCTCCAGCCTCTTCCATCCGCGGCCGTCGTATGTCGCGGGAGTGCGGCCCGGCGCGCACGTGCACCCCGAGGCGCGCGTGCACCCCGAGGCGGCGGTGATGGCCGGTGCCACCGTGGAGAAGAACGCCACCGTGGGCGCCCGCGCGGTGCTCTTTCCCGGCGCCTACGTGGGCGAGGGCGCGAGCATCGGCGAGGACAGCCTCCTGTACCCCAACGTCACCGTGCGCGAGCACTGCCAGGTGGGTGCGCGCGTCATCCTCCACGCTTCCTGCGTGGTGGGCGCGGACGGGTTCGGCTTCGCCTTCAACCCCGAGGGTGAGAACGGGCCGGAGCACTACAAGGTGCCCCAGGCCGGTATCGTCCGCATCGAGGACGACGTGGAGGTGGGGGCCTGCACCACCATCGACCGGGCGACGATCGGCGAGACGGTCATCGGCCGTGGGTCGAAACTCGACAACCTGGTGCAGATCGCCCACAACGTGAAGGTGGGCCCGCTGTCGCTCATCTGCGCGCAGGCGGGTGTGTCCGGCTCGTCGGAGCTGGGCACGGGCGTGGTCCTGGCGGGGCAGGTGGGCGTGGTGGGGCACATCCGGGTGGGAGACCTGGCCAAGGTCGGCGCCCAGTCCGGGGTGGCGCACGACGTGGAGGACGGGCAGGTGGTGAGCGGCAGCCCGGCCATGCCACACAGAGAGTGGTTGCGCATGTCGGCCGCACTCGGGCAGATCAGCGACCTGCTCAAGGAAGTGCGTACCCTGCGTCGCAGGGTCGAGACGCTCGAGAAGAAGGAGAAGGGCGGATGA
- a CDS encoding OmpH family outer membrane protein, protein MSLRSKLSVLALALSLAVPTLAAAADLKIAYVDYQRVLLEVDDGKAAKNRLQKWLESRQKEIDSQQEALRKEKETLDKQASAMSEETRIQKATDLQKKVYELAQKWEQSRGEAAEKERKEMEPIIAKIDEVISKIAEREGLGMVFEKRDSGLVFALNQYDLTNEVIRTYNTSKGKASAPKDAPVAKDAPKK, encoded by the coding sequence ATGTCGCTTCGAAGCAAACTGTCGGTTCTGGCCCTTGCCCTCTCGCTTGCCGTGCCGACGCTGGCCGCGGCCGCCGACCTGAAGATCGCGTACGTGGACTACCAGCGCGTCCTGCTCGAGGTGGATGACGGCAAGGCCGCCAAGAACCGTCTCCAGAAGTGGCTGGAGTCCCGCCAGAAGGAGATCGACTCGCAGCAGGAGGCCCTCCGCAAGGAGAAGGAGACGCTGGACAAGCAGGCCAGCGCCATGAGCGAGGAGACGCGCATCCAGAAGGCCACCGACCTGCAGAAGAAGGTCTACGAGCTTGCCCAGAAGTGGGAGCAGAGCCGCGGGGAGGCCGCCGAGAAGGAGCGCAAGGAGATGGAGCCCATCATCGCGAAGATCGACGAGGTCATCAGCAAGATCGCCGAGCGCGAGGGGCTGGGCATGGTCTTCGAGAAGCGCGACTCCGGTCTGGTCTTCGCCCTCAACCAGTATGACCTGACCAACGAGGTCATCCGCACCTACAACACCTCCAAGGGCAAGGCCAGCGCTCCGAAGGACGCCCCTGTCGCCAAGGACGCCCCCAAGAAGTAG